Proteins from a genomic interval of Panthera tigris isolate Pti1 chromosome A2, P.tigris_Pti1_mat1.1, whole genome shotgun sequence:
- the STAB1 gene encoding stabilin-1 isoform X5, whose product MAGPRGLLLLCLLAFCLAGSSFTRGQKVRSRRCDVKTKFVMRIPCTMCPAIKRRMCPPGWLRELPEKISQDCRYEVQLGDSLMSMSGCSMECWKDVVEKACCPGYWGSQCYECPGGAETPCNGRGTCLDGIDGNGTCVCQENFSGSSCQECQDPSRFGPNCQSVCSCVHGVCNHGPLGDGSCLCFAGYTGPRCDQELPVCQALNCPQNSQCSAEAPACSCLPGHTQQGRECRAPNPCQPSPCSPLAQCSVSPTGQAQCRCPKDYHGDGTVCLPHDPCTINHGGCPINSTVCLYLRSGKASCQCKPGLVSINHNASAGCFAYCFPHSCDRSATCQVTSDGKTSCVCKEGEVGDGRACYGHLLHEIQKASQLGVVFLRLRVTLAMLDQGCREILTTSGPFTVLVPSLSSVFSRTMNASVARQLCKQHIVAGQHILEELGTQQTRRWWTLDGQELTVTFNHFMQKYTYKYKEHPQQTFTIQKANYPAANGVFHLVTALQWQPPPELPEDPKRTIGQILASTEAFSRFETILENCGLPSILDGPGPFTVFVPSNEAVDMLRDGRLIYLFTAGLSKLQELVKYHIYSHGQLTIEKLISKGRVLTMANQVLAVNISEEGRILLGPEGVPLRRVDVLAANGVIHMLEGVLLPPTILPILPKHCNEEQYKIMAGSCVDCQALNTSMCPPNSMKLDIFPKECVYTHDPTGLNVLKKGCAHYCNQTILKPGCCKGFFGPDCIQCPGGFSNPCYGKGTCSDGVRGNGACLCFPDYKGIACHICSNPNKHGDRCQEDCGCVHGLCDNRPGSGGVCQRGTCAPGFSGHFCNESSVNCGPTERAQSCHLHARCVSQGGVTRCVCLDGFEGDGFSCTPSNPCSHPDRGGCSENAECVPGALGNHHCTCHKGWSGDGRVCVAIDECELDVRGGCHADALCSYVGPGQSRCTCKLGFAGDGYVCSPIDPCRAGNGGCHDLATCQAVGGGQRVCTCPSGYGGDGFNCYGDIFRELEANAHFSVFYQWIKSAGITLPTDSRVTALVPSESAIRRLSPEDQAFWLQPRMLPHLVRAHFLQGALSEEELARLAGQDVATLSPTTRWEIHNISGRVWVQNASVDVADLLATNGVLHVLSQVLLPPRGDALHGQGLLQQLDSVPAFHLFRELLQHHRLVPQIEAATAYTIFVPTNRSLEAQGNSSILDADTVRHHVILGEALSTESLQKGGHRNSLLGPAHWLVFYNHSGQPEVNHMPLEGPVLEAPGRSLFGLSGVLTVGSSRCLHSHAESLREKCINCTRKFRCTQGFQLENTPRKSCVYRSGYSFSRGCSYTCAKKIQVPDCCPGFFGTLCEPCPGGLGGVCSGHGQCQDRLLGSGECHCHEGFHGTACEMCELGRYGPTCAGVCDCAHGLCQEGLQGDGSCVCHAGWQGPRCDQKISGPQCPKKCDPNANCVQDSATAPACVCAAGYSGDGVHCSEVDPCARDHGGCSPHANCTKVAPGQRTCTCQDGYTGDGELCQEVNSCLIHHGGCHMHAECIPTGPQQVSCSCREGYSGDGIRTCELLDPCSQSNGGCSPYAVCKSTGDGQRTCTCDAAHTVGDGFTCRARVGLELLRDRHASFFSLHLLEYKELKGDGPFTVFVPRADLMSNLSQDELAPIRAHRQLVFRYHVVGCRQLRSQELLDEGYVTTLSGHTLRIHEREGSIYLNDFARVVSSDHEAVNGVLHFIDQVLLPPDVLYWKPDVAPVLRRNVTAAAESFGYKIFSGLVKVAGLLPLLQDAAHRPLTMLWPTDSALQALPPDRQAWLYHEDHRDKLAAILRGHVIRNIEALASDLPNLGPLRTMHGTPISFSCSRVRPGELTVGEEDARIMQRHLPFEGGLAYGIDQLLEPPGLGARCDRFETRPLRLKICSICGLEPPCPEGSREQGSPETCWRYYSKFWTSPPLHSLALRSIWARSSLWGQPQGLGRGCHRNCVTTTWKPSCCPGHYGSECRACPGGASSPCGGHGVCMDGMSGSGQCQCHSRFTGTACELCASGAFGPQCQACRCTSHGRCDEGLGGSGSCFCDEGWTGPSCEVQLKLQPVCAPPCAPEAVCRAGNSCECGLGYEGDGRSCTVADLCGDGRGGCSEHATCSQAGTVVTCTCLPAYEGDGWSCRARDPCADGHRGGCSEHADCLNTGPNTRRCVCHAGYVGDGLQCLEEPEPPVDRCLGQPPPCHVDAVCTDLHFQGRNRLVSSTSRPPAALTA is encoded by the exons ATGGCAGGGCCCCGGGGCCTCCTCCTGCTCTGCCTCCTGGCCTTCTGCCTAGCAGGCTCCAGCTTCACCAGGGGGCAGAAG GTGCGGTCCAGACGCTGCGATGTGAAGACCAAGTTTGTCATGCGCATACCCTGCACCATGTGCCCCGCCATTAAGAGGCGGATGTGCCCCCCAGGCTGGCTTCGGGAGTTACCAGAGAAGATCTCACAGGACTGCCG CTACGAGGTGCAGCTGGGGGACTCTTTGATGTCTATGAGCGGCTGCAGCATGGAGTGCTGGAAGGACGTGGTGGAGAAGGCCTGTTGCCCCGGCTACTGGGGATCCCAGTGTTATG AGTGTCCTGGAGGTGCTGAGACTCCGTGTAATGGCCGTGGGACCTGCCTGGATGGCATAGACGGGAACGGGACCTGTGTGTGCCAG GAAAACTTCAGTGGCTCCTCCTGCCAGGAGTGCCAAGACCCCAGCCGATTTGGGCCCAACTGCCAGTCAG TGTGCAGCTGTGTTCATGGCGTGTGCAACCATGGGCCACTTGGAGATGGAAGCTGCCTGTGTTTTGCTGGATACACCGGACCCCGCTGTGACCAAG AGCTGCCAGTCTGCCAGGCCCTGAATTGTCCCCAGAACTCCCAGTGCTCTGCAGAGGCCCCTGCCTGCAGCTGCCTCCCGGGCCACACCCAGCAGGGCAGAGAATGTAGAG CCCCTAATCCCTGCCAGCCATCGCCCTGTTCCCCACTGGCCCAGTGCTCGGTGAGCCCCACGGGGCAGGCACAGTGTCGCTGCCCCAAGGACTACCACGGTGACGGGACGGTGTGTCTGCCCCATGACCCGTGCACCATCAACCATGGTGGCTGCCCCATCAACTCCACCGTGTGTCTATACCTGAGATCAGGCAAG GCCTCCTGCCAGTGTAAGCCAGGCTTGGTCAGCATCAATCACAATGCCTCTGCGGGCTGCTTTGCCTACTGTTTCCCTCATTCCTGCGACCGGTCAGCCACCTGTCAGGTGACCTCCGATGGGAAGACCAG CTGTGTGTGCAAGGAGGGTGAGGTAGGGGATGGGCGTGCCTGCTATGGACACCTGCTCCATGAGATACAGAAGGCCAGCCAGCTGGGTGTGGTGTTCCTGCGGCTGAGAGTCACCCTGGCCATGTTGG ACCAGGGCTGCCGCGAGATCCTCACCACATCGGGCCCATTTACCGTGCTGGTACCGTCCCTCTCGTCTGTCTTCTCCAGGACCATGAAC GCGTCCGTTGCCCGGCAGCTCTGCAAACAGCACATCGTAGCAGGACAGCACATCCTGGAGGAATTGGGGACCCAGCAGACACGCAGGTGGTGGACACTGGATGGGCAGGAGCTCACCGTCACTTTCAATCACTTCATG CAGAAGTACACATACAAGTACAAAGAGCACCCCCAGCAAACATTCACCATCCAAAAGGCCAACTACCCGGCAGCCAACGGTGTCTTCCACTTGGTCACTGCTCTGCAGTGGCAGCCCCCACCAGAGCTCCCTGAGGACCCCAAG AGAACCATCGGCCAGATCCTTGCCTCTACTGAGGCCTTCAGCCGGTTTGAAACCATCCTGGAG AACTGTGGGCTACCCTCCATCCTGGATGGGCCTGGGCCATTCACAGTGTTTGTCCCAAGCAACGAGGCTGTGGATATGTTGCGTGATGGCCGTCTGATCTACCTCTTCACAGCA GGTCTGTCGAAACTACAGGAGCTGGTGAAGTACCACATCTACAGCCATGGGCAG CTGACCATTGAGAAGCTCATCTCCAAGGGTCGGGTCCTCACCATGGCAAACCAGGTCCTGGCTGTGAATATCTCTGAGGAG GGGCGCATCCTGCTGGGACCCGAGGGGGTGCCACTACGGAGAGTGGACGTGCTGGCTGCCAATGGCGTGATCCACATGCTGGAGGGTGTCCTGCTGCCCCCGACCATCCTGCCCATCCTGCCTAAGCACTGCAACGAGGAGCAGTACAAGATCATGGCG GGCTCCTGTGTGGACTGCCAAGCCCTGAACACCAGCATGTGCCCCCCCAACAGCATGAAGCTG GACATCTTCCCCAAGGAGTGTGTCTACACCCATGACCCTACTGGGCTCAACGTCCTGAAGAAAGGCTGCGCTCACTACTGCAACCAGACTATCCTG AAACCTGGCTGCTGCAAAGGGTTTTTTGGGCCTGACTGTATACAGTGTCCTGGGGGCTTCTCCAACCCCTGCTATGGCAAAGGCACC TGCAGCGACGGGGTCCGGGGCAACGGGGCCTGCCTCTGCTTCCCAGACTACAAAGGCATCGCCTGCCACATCTGCTCTAACCCAAACAAGCATGGAGACCGGTGCCAGGAAG ACTGTGGCTGCGTCCACGGTCTCTGTGACAACCGTCCAGGCAGTGGGGGTGTGTGCCAGCGTGGCACGTGTGCCCCAGGCTTCAGCGGCCACTTCTGCAATGAGTCCTCTGTGAACTGTGGGCCCACGGAACGGGCCCAGAGCTGCCACCTGCACGCCCGCTGTGTTAGCCAGGGAGGCGTTACCAG GTGCGTCTGTCTCGATGGCTTCGAGGGTGATGGCTTCTCCTGTACACCCAGCAACCCCTGCTCCCACCCAGACCGTGGTGGCTGCTCAGAAAAT GCTGAGTGtgtccctggggccctgggcaaCCACCACTGCACATGCCACAAAGGCTGGAGCGGGGACGGCCGTGTCTGTGTGGCCATCGACGAGTGTGAGCTGGATGTGAGAGGTGGTTGTCACGCCGACGCCCTCTGCAGCTACGTGGGACCTGGGCAG AGCCGGTGCACCTGCAAGCTGGGATTCGCAGGGGATGGCTATGTGTGCAGTCCTATTGACCCCTGCCGGGCAGGCAACGGTGGCTGCCATGACCTG GCCACCTGCCAAGCAGTGGGGGGAGGCCAGCGGGTCTGCACATGCCCCTCTGGCTATGGGGGTGATGGCTTCAACTGCTACGGAGACATCTTCCGG gagCTGGAGGCAAATGCCCACTTCTCTGTCTTCTACCAGTGGATCAAG AGTGCTGGCATCACTCTTCCTACCGACAGCCGAGTCACGGCCCTGGTGCCCTCTGAGTCTGCCATCCGTAGGCTGAGCCCCGAGGACCAGGCCTTCTGGCTGCAGCCGAGGATGCTGCCGCACCTGGTCAG GGCCCATTTTCTCCAGGGTGCCCTCTCTGAGGAGGAGCTGGCCCGGCTGGCTGGGCAGGATGTGGCCACCCTGAGCCCCACCACACGCTGGGAGATTCACAACATCAGTGGG AGGGTCTGGGTGCAGAATGCCAGCGTGGATGTGGCTGACCTCCTTGCCACCAACGGTGTCCTACATGTCCTCAGCCAG GTCTTACTGCCTCCGAGAGGGGACGCACTGCACGGGCAGGGGTTGCTGCAGCAGCTAGACTCGGTGCCTGCCTTCCACCTCTTCCGGGAGCTGCTGCAG CACCACAGGCTGGTGCCCCAGATTGAGGCGGCCACGGCCTACACCATCTTCGTGCCCACAAACCGTTCTCTGGAGGCCCAGGGAAACAGCAGCATCCTG GATGCAGACACGGTGCGACATCATGTGATCCTGGGGGAAGCCCTCTCCACAGAATCCCTACAGAAAGGGGGACACCGCAACTCTCTCCTGGGCCCTGCCCACTGGCTCGTCTTCTACAATCATAGCGGCCAG CCTGAGGTGAACCACATGCCGCTGGAAGGCCCTGTGCTGGAGGCCCCTGGCCGCTCATTGTTTGGCCTGTCGGGGGTCCTGACTGTGGGCTCAAGCCGCTGCCTGCATAGCCACGCTGAGTCCCTGCGG GAGAAATGCATAAACTGCACCCGGAAATTCCGCTGCACTCAGGGCTTCCAGCTGGAG AACACTCCCAGGAAGAGCTGTGTCTACCGATCTGGCTACTCATTCTCCCGGGGCTGTTCTTACACTTGTGCCAAGAAGATCCAG GTGCCTGACTGCTGCCCTGGCTTCTTCGGCACGCTGTGTGAGCCGTGCCCCGGGGGACTGGGTGGTGTGTGCTCGGGCCACGGGCAGTGCCAGGACCGGCTCCTGGGCAGTGGAGAGTGCCACTGCCACGAGGGCTTCCATGGAACAGCCTGTGAGATGTGTGAGCTGGGCCGCTATGGGCCCACCTGTGCCGGAG TCTGTGACTGTGCCCATGGGCTGTGCCAGGAGGGGCTCCAAGGGGATGGAAGCTGTGTCTGTCATGCGGGCTGGCAGGGCCCCCGCTGTGACCAGA AGATCAGCGGCCCTCAATGCCCAAAGAAGTGCGATCCCAATGCCAA CTGCGTACAGGACTCGGCTACAGCCCCGGCCTGTGTCTGTGCTGCGGGCTACTCAGGCGACGGCGTCCACTGTTCAG AGGTGGACCCTTGTGCCCGTGACCACGGGGGCTGTTCCCCTCACGCCAACTGTACCAAGGTGGCGCCTGGGCAGCGGACGTGCACCTGCCAGGATGGCTACACAGGAGATGGGGAGCTGTGCCAGG AAGTTAACAGCTGTCTCATCCACCACGGGGGCTGCCACATGCATGCTGAATGTATCCCTACAGGCCCCCAGCAG GTCTCCTGCAGCTGCCGTGAGGGTTACAGTGGGGATGGCATCCGGACCTGTGAACTCCTGGACCCTTGCTCCCAG AGTAACGGAGGCTGCAGCCCCTATGCTGTGTGTAAAAGCACAGGGGATGGCCAGAGGACGTGTACCTGTGACGCAGCCCACACCGTGGGTGATGGCTTCACCTGCCGTGCCCGAGTTGGCCTG GAGCTCCTTCGGGACAGGCATGCCTCATTCTTCAGCCTCCACCTCCTG GAATACAAGGAGCTCAAGGGCGATGGGCCTTTCACAGTCTTTGTGCCTCGCGCAGATCTAATGAGCAACCTGTCGCAG GATGAGCTGGCCCCGATTCGCGCCCACCGCCAGCTTGTGTTCCGCTACCACGTGGTCGGCTGCCGGCAGCTGAGGAGCCAGGAGCTGCTGGACGAGGGCTACGTCACCACGCTCTCAGGGCACACGCTGCGCATCCACGAGAGGGAG ggcagcATCTATCTCAATGACTTCGCCCGTGTGGTGAGCAGTGACCACGAGGCTGTGAATGGCGTGCTGCACTTCATCGACCAAGTCCTGCTGCCGCCGGACGTGTTATACTGGAAGCCTGATGTTGCCCCTGTCCTGCGG AGAAACGTCACCGCTGCTGCTGAGAGCTTTGGTTACAAGATCTTCAGCGGCCTTGTGAAG GTGGCTGGCCTCCTGCCCCTGCTTCAGGATGCGGCCCACAGGCCCCTCACAATGCTGTGGCCCACAGACTCTGCCCTGCAAGCCCTGCCACCTGATCGCCAGGCCTGGCTGTACCATGAAGACCACCGTGACAAGCTGGCAGCCATTCTGCGGGGCCATGTGATTCGCAACATTGAG GCCTTGGCATCTGACTTGCCCAACCTGGGCCCACTCCGCACCATGCATGGGACCCCCATCTCCTTCTCCTGTAGCCGTGTCCGGCCG GGTGAGCTCACCGTGGGTGAGGAGGATGCCCGCATCATGCAGCGGCACCTTCCCTTTGAGGGTGGCCTGGCCTATGGCATCGACCAGCTGCTGGAGCCACCTGGCCTTGGTGCCCGCTGTGACCGCTTTGAGACTCGACCTCTGCGGCTG AAGATCTGTAGCATTTGTGGGCTAGAACCGCCTTGTCCTGAGGGCTCACGGGAGCAG GGCAGTCCTGAGACCTGCTGGCGGTACTACTCAAAGTTCTGGACGTCCCCTCCACTGCACTCCTTGGCACTGCGCAGCATTTGGGCCCGGTCTAGCCTCTGGGGTCAGCCCCAAGGCCTGGGCAGGGGCTGCCACCGCAACTGTGTCACCACCACCTGGAAGCCCAGCTGCTGCCCTGGTCACTATGGCAGCGAGTGCCGAG CTTGTCCTGGTGGCGCCAGCAGCCCCTGTGGTGGTCACGGCGTGTGCATGGACGGCATGAGTGGCAGCGGGCAGTGCCAGTGCCATTCGAGGTTTACAGGGACAGCGTGTGAACTCTGTGCCTCGGGTGCCTTTGGGCCCCAGTGCCAAG CCTGCCGCTGCACCTCCCATGGCCGCTGTGACGAGGGCCTTGGGGGCTCTGGCTCCTGCTTCTGTGATGAGGGCTGGACCGGGCCAAGCTGTGAGGTGCAGCTGA AGCTGCAGCCCGTGTGTGCCCCGCCCTGTGCGCCCGAGGCCGTGTGCCGTGCGGGCAACAGCTGTGAGTGCGGCCTGGGCTATGAAGGGGATGGCCGCTCGTGCACAG TGGCGGACCTGTGCGGGGATGGGCGTGGTGGCTGCAGCGAGCACGCCACCTGCAGCCAAGCAGGCACAGTGGTCACCTGCACCTGCCTGCCCGCCTACGAGGGCGACGGCTGGAGCTGCCGGGCCCGCGACCCCTGTGCGGACGGCCACCGTGGGGGCTGCAGCGAGCACGCCGACTGCTTGAACACAGGCCCG AACACGAGGCGCTGTGTGTGCCATGCTGGCTACGTGGGTGATGGACTGCAGTGTCTGGAGGAGCCTGAGCCGCCCGTGGACCGCTGCCTGGGCCAGCCACCACCCTGTCACGTGGATGCTGTGTGCACTGACCTCCACTTCCAGGGT agAAACAGGCTGGTGTCTTCCACCTCCAGGCCCCCAGCGGCCCTTACGGCCTGA